Genomic window (Vicinamibacterales bacterium):
GGCCGGACGGTGCGCTGGATGAGCAGCTCCGCCGACCGGGCGGGCCTGGGCGCGGCCGAGGCGGCGGCGACGGCGGTCGTGGACGCGAGGAAGTCACGGCGGCTGAGCATACGGGCCTCCTTGCCGCGGTCATGCTATCGCATCCCGCGAAACAGCCTCGCACTGCTCCGGAGACTGCCCGGCCTAATCCTTGTCAGGGTCTGCTGGGCGTGGCCGCCACAACACCATGACCTTGCCCACCATCTGCACGACGGCGGCATCGGTGCGCGCGGACACGGCTTCGCTCAGCGCCGCCCGCTCGTCACGGTCCGCAGCCCCGGCGCGGATCTTGATGAGCTCGTGCGCCGTGAGCGCCCGCTCCAGCTCCGCGACCACCGTGTCGGTCAGGCCGCCGTGGCCGATGTGGACGACCGGTTCCAGGGCGTGGGCTCGGGCCTTGAGCGCGGCGCGCTCGCGCGCAGTCAGCGTGACGGGCATCGCCGCCGATTGTACCGTGCGGCCCGGGCCTCGGGCGGGGTCGGCGTCAGGCGGGCACGCCGATCGGCACGCCGGCGTCCGCCGTCCGGCCGTGCGCGGCCACGAAAGCGGCGGCCGCGTCCTTGCCCAGATAGCGGGCCAGCAGCGTCCGGTCCACGTCGAGCAGGTCCACCACGATCAGCCCGTCCACGACGCCGCCGAAGGCCGGATCCACGCTGAAGCCCAGCAGCTTCGCGTTCAGCTTCAGGTAGTGGCGCAGCAGGACGGGGATGCCGCGCTGGTCGGACTCGAGCTCCCGGACGATCGCGTCCACTTCCTGGACGTTGCTGGCGACGCGGCTCTGGACGAGCGCCTCCGTGCCGTCGGTGGCGTCCTCGGGCAGGGGGCGACGGGGCACGACGAACGACTGGAGCAGACTGCCGCGGCCGGCCAGCAGGAACCGCGCGAGCAGCTGGCGCGTGGTCGGCCCGTACTCGGCGCTGATGCTGACCGGGCCGAAGAGGGTGCGGTAGCGCGGCTCGGCCGCCACCAGCGCGCCGATGCCCCGCCACAGCATCTGCAGCGGCTGGTAGTCGCGCTGGAACTCGCGGCGGACGAACGAGCGCCCGAGCTCGAGGGCAGGACCGAGATCGTGCAGGAGCGCGGCCGGGTAGCGGAACAGCGTCCGCGTGTAGAAACCGCTCAGCCCCTGCCCCCGGAGGACGCGGTCCGTCTCGGCAAGGCGGTAGGCGCCCGCGATCATCCGGTGTTCCGCGTGCCAGACGAACAGGTGGCGGTAGTGCCTGTCGAAGCGATCGAGGTCCCGCGCGCGGCCCGTTCCTTCGCCGGCCGCGCGGAACGTGACCTCGCGCAGCCGGGCGATCTCCTGCAGCACGAGCGGCGCGTCGCCGGCCGAGACGACGTGCACCTTCCACGGGCCGCCGTCCACCAGGCAGCTCGATCGTGCGAGCCCCGCTATCTCCGCCTCCAGCGCCTGGGCCGGGACCTCGACTCCGATCGGTTCGGGCCGCGCGGGGCGCGCGGCCAGGCGCATCAGCGGCCCGCGGGCCGGCGGCCCAGCGGCCAGGCCGTAGGTGCGGACCCGCAGATAGGCCGACTGCGCCGACCGATCCCCGAGGGCCAGCAGCCGCTTGTGCGTGACGATCCGTCCCACCGACACGCGCACGGGCCGCCCGCGGTGCGCGAGCAGCTCGCGGACGAGGAGCGCGGACCGCAGCCACGGCGAGACGCGGCCGGCCTCCAGGAAGAGGCGCCCGTTCGCGCCGTCCACGAACACGGGAAGCATCGGTGCGCCGGCGCGCGCGGCCAGTCGGGCGGCCCCGTCGCGCCATGCGGAATCGACGACCCTGCCGGCGGCCGAGCGGACGTGCGCGACCTCGCCGGCCGGAAACACCACGAGCACGTGGCCGCCGCGCAGCCAGTCGAGGGCCGCGCGCACGCCGCCGGAGTTGTGAGCGCCGCCCTGCGAGAAGGCGTCCACGGGGATCACGTGCTCGCGCATTTCCGGGATGTGCGTCAGGAGCTGGTTGCCCAGGAGCTTGACGTCCGGCCGGACGCGGCGGACGACGGCGGCGACCGCCAGGCCGTCCAGCGCGCCATGCGGGTGGTTCGCCACGACCACGAGCGGCCCCGCCGCGGGAATGCGATCGGCCGCGCCGGGATCGCCCGTCGTCACGGGGATGCCGAGGACGTCGAGCGCGCGTTCGGGGAAGCGGTCGGGACGAATCGGGGACGCGGCGTCGTAGAGCCGTTGCAGCGCCGCGAGACCGGCGAGGGCATCGAGCGCGCGGGCGACGAACCGCGGAGTGCCGGGAGGAAGGAAATCGAGGCTGGAAAACGGCTCGGACCGCACGGTGCCCAGTTGGATGCCATGCGGTCCGGCGCGTGTCGCGCGGGGGATGCGAGGGACCGCTCGACGCCGTCAGGCGCCACGCGGTCCGCTCGCCAGTGCGGTCGCTCGGCTAGGCGACGGCGTCCTTCGCGGCCTTGACAGGACGCGCGCGCACGATCTTCCGCGCCGGCTTCGCCTTGAACACCGTCGGCTCGCCCGTGAAGGGGTTGATGCCCTTGCGCGCCTTCGTCGCGGCCTTCTTCACCACCACGAACTTCGCGAACCCGGGAATCTGGAACATCCCGTTCTTCTTGAGCTCCTTGTAGCCCACGGTGCAGAGCGACTCGAGCACGCCCTTCACCTGCTTGTTCGAGAGCGACCCGCCCTGATCGGCGGCCAACTTCGCCACCAGCTCCGACTTCGACATTGCCTTGGCCATTTACGTGCCCCCACCCCGGGTGATCCCGGTGCGTGTGTCAGTGACGCCATCGATCGAGGCGGCGCGACGGCCACTGATTCCATCTGCGCCACCTGCTCCGCCGTGATCATCACGACCAAGGCGCCGGGAGGTACCTCGACGCGGAGCCGGCGACTAGATTACCCGCTTTTTCATGGGTTTGCGCATCTATTTACACGCTGACACCTTGTTTTTGAGGTTTTGGCGCTTGCCCGCACCCGATCCGCCTGTTTTTTCAGGCGTTCGGGGACGGCCAGGCACTGGTTGTCGGGAGGGGCGGAGGCCGGCGGGGCGGACGCGATCGCGCCGCCGGGGCGGCGCGATCGTGCCCACGGGTCAGTAGGTGCCCCGCGCCAGGGGCGGACGAATGCCCGGCGTGACGAGCCGCAGGCGGTAGAGGCCCGTCCGGGCCGTCAGGTACAGCGACCGGCCGTCGTCGTCGCCCCACGCCATGTTGGCCGCGAGTTCCGGCAGGCGCACGGTACCGAGGTGCCGGCCGTCGGCCGACCACACCCACAGCCCGCCCGGACCCGAGACGAACACGTTGCCGTCGCGGTCCACCTTCAGGCCGTCGAGCGCCTCCTCGCCAGGCGCTGACGTCATGTCGGCGAACGTCCGGCCGTTGGCCAGCGTGCCGTCGGGCTGGACGTCCCACTGCATGATGACCTTCTTCTTCTCGTCCCAGTTCGAGACGTAGAGCACGCGCTCGTCGGGTGAGAAGGCGATCCCGTTGGGCCCTTTCAGCTCGGTCGAGAGGAGCGTGAGCCGACCGTCGGGACCGAGGCGGTAGATGCCCGCGTGATCCTGCTCGGCGCGCCGATCCTTCTCGAAGGCCGGCAGGCCGAAGAACGGGTCGGTGAAGTAGAGCGCCCCGTCGGACCGGTAGACCAGGTCGTTCGGGCTGTTCAGGCGCTTCCCGTGATAACGGTCGGCCAGGATCGTGAGGTCGCCGTTCTTCTCGAGGCGCGTCACCCTGCGGTTGCCGTGTTCGTCTATCACGAGCCGGCCTTGCGCGTCCAGCGTCAGCCCGTTCGATCCCGGCTGGTGGTACTCGCCGATGTCGAACCCGCTGTAGCCGCTCTTGGCGCGGAAGATCGACACGCCGTCATCGTCAGACCAGCGGTAGATGCGGTTGTCGTTCGGATCGCTGAAGAGCAGCGCGTGCTCGGCTGGCACCCACACGGGGCCCTCGGTGAACGAGAACCCGGCGGCCAGGTGCTCCAGCCGGGTGCCCGGAGGCACGACGCGGTCGATGCCGGCATCCGCGCGGTCGACCTCCACGGGCGTGCCGGCCGGCGCCGGTGCCTTGTAGAAGTCCAGCGTCGCCGATCGCACCCAGATCTTGTTGGCCGGGGGATCCGAGAGCGGACCGTTGGCCGCGAAGACCGCCAGCCGCACCTCCTGTCCCGGCGTCGCGTTCCTGGTGACCACCAGGCGGTTCGGCGTGTTGAAGCCGGCGACGAGGGCCCCGCCGGCCTGCCCCAGCCTCCGCGGCAGGCGGCCGTCCACCCACACCTCGGCGTAGTCGTCCACGACGATCTCGAAGGCGACCGTGGCCCCGGTCGTGTCGAAGGTGCCGACCGTGGCCGGCATCGTGAACGACAGCCGGTACCAGGCGTAGGACTGGCCGCCATCGGTCCGCCGTCGCTGCAGCGAGCCCGCCGGGGCGATCTCCCAGAACGAGTCGTCGAAGTCCGCGGCCCCGGCCTTCACGGGCACGCCGCGCGATTCCTGGACGCGCCACTCGCCGCGCACCACCTGGAGGCCTTCGCGGGTGTCCAGGTCCACCACGGCGTCCGGGCGACCGTCGAGCAGGCCGCGCACGGCGGCCGGCGTCGCATCGAGCGACGCCAGCCCCATCGGCACGGCCGCGGCCACCACGAGCGCCGCGAGATGCCGTCGAGTCATCGTGATCCTCCCATCTCGGCCGTTCCCGGCGCCGTGACCTTCACGACGTAGTACAGGAGCGGACCGTCCACCTGCTTGAACCAGTGCGGCACGCCGTTCGGCACGACGACCACGTCGCCCTTCGCGAGCGTCCGCGTGTCGCCGCCCGAGATGGACTCACCCCGGATCTCGTCCATGGCCGTCGGCTTGCCGCCCACCATGGTCCCGCCGGTCACGAGCGTGGCCGTCCCCTGCAGGACGTAGACGATGTCGGTATCGCGCGTGTGGACCTCCACCACGCCCGCCGCGTCGCGGCGGCTCGCGTGGATCTTGTAGTGCCCGGTCTCCAGGAGCGGCTTGCCCACCGCGAATGCCGCGGCGACGTCGGCCGGAGCGATCGCCGTGACCGGATCGCCCGCGCCCGCCGTGCCCGTGCCGGTCGCGCCGAAGGCGGTCGCGACCGCGTCCGCGATCTCGTCGTCCTGCTGCGCGCTGGCGGCGCCGCTGACGCCCACGGCGCCCACGACCTGCCCGCCGCGGACCAGCGGCACGCCGCCCCGGAGGGGCAGCATCACGTCCACGGCGACGAGCGAGGTGCGTCCCT
Coding sequences:
- a CDS encoding GNAT family N-acyltransferase, whose translation is MRSEPFSSLDFLPPGTPRFVARALDALAGLAALQRLYDAASPIRPDRFPERALDVLGIPVTTGDPGAADRIPAAGPLVVVANHPHGALDGLAVAAVVRRVRPDVKLLGNQLLTHIPEMREHVIPVDAFSQGGAHNSGGVRAALDWLRGGHVLVVFPAGEVAHVRSAAGRVVDSAWRDGAARLAARAGAPMLPVFVDGANGRLFLEAGRVSPWLRSALLVRELLAHRGRPVRVSVGRIVTHKRLLALGDRSAQSAYLRVRTYGLAAGPPARGPLMRLAARPARPEPIGVEVPAQALEAEIAGLARSSCLVDGGPWKVHVVSAGDAPLVLQEIARLREVTFRAAGEGTGRARDLDRFDRHYRHLFVWHAEHRMIAGAYRLAETDRVLRGQGLSGFYTRTLFRYPAALLHDLGPALELGRSFVRREFQRDYQPLQMLWRGIGALVAAEPRYRTLFGPVSISAEYGPTTRQLLARFLLAGRGSLLQSFVVPRRPLPEDATDGTEALVQSRVASNVQEVDAIVRELESDQRGIPVLLRHYLKLNAKLLGFSVDPAFGGVVDGLIVVDLLDVDRTLLARYLGKDAAAAFVAAHGRTADAGVPIGVPA
- the yhbY gene encoding ribosome assembly RNA-binding protein YhbY encodes the protein MPVTLTARERAALKARAHALEPVVHIGHGGLTDTVVAELERALTAHELIKIRAGAADRDERAALSEAVSARTDAAVVQMVGKVMVLWRPRPADPDKD
- a CDS encoding SMP-30/gluconolactonase/LRE family protein yields the protein MTRRHLAALVVAAAVPMGLASLDATPAAVRGLLDGRPDAVVDLDTREGLQVVRGEWRVQESRGVPVKAGAADFDDSFWEIAPAGSLQRRRTDGGQSYAWYRLSFTMPATVGTFDTTGATVAFEIVVDDYAEVWVDGRLPRRLGQAGGALVAGFNTPNRLVVTRNATPGQEVRLAVFAANGPLSDPPANKIWVRSATLDFYKAPAPAGTPVEVDRADAGIDRVVPPGTRLEHLAAGFSFTEGPVWVPAEHALLFSDPNDNRIYRWSDDDGVSIFRAKSGYSGFDIGEYHQPGSNGLTLDAQGRLVIDEHGNRRVTRLEKNGDLTILADRYHGKRLNSPNDLVYRSDGALYFTDPFFGLPAFEKDRRAEQDHAGIYRLGPDGRLTLLSTELKGPNGIAFSPDERVLYVSNWDEKKKVIMQWDVQPDGTLANGRTFADMTSAPGEEALDGLKVDRDGNVFVSGPGGLWVWSADGRHLGTVRLPELAANMAWGDDDGRSLYLTARTGLYRLRLVTPGIRPPLARGTY
- a CDS encoding heme-binding protein, whose protein sequence is MKASVLALVVLCAGAMPAHADDLNLDAARQAVKAANAAALRLKAPGGAIAIVDTGGHLVMLERLDGSFPASAAVAIEKARTAAVFRMPTRNFEDAVSKGRTSLVAVDVMLPLRGGVPLVRGGQVVGAVGVSGAASAQQDDEIADAVATAFGATGTGTAGAGDPVTAIAPADVAAAFAVGKPLLETGHYKIHASRRDAAGVVEVHTRDTDIVYVLQGTATLVTGGTMVGGKPTAMDEIRGESISGGDTRTLAKGDVVVVPNGVPHWFKQVDGPLLYYVVKVTAPGTAEMGGSR
- a CDS encoding HU family DNA-binding protein, which translates into the protein MAKAMSKSELVAKLAADQGGSLSNKQVKGVLESLCTVGYKELKKNGMFQIPGFAKFVVVKKAATKARKGINPFTGEPTVFKAKPARKIVRARPVKAAKDAVA